One genomic region from candidate division WOR-3 bacterium encodes:
- the truD gene encoding tRNA pseudouridine(13) synthase TruD, translated as MSTKISFFGKPIKVKVKPEDFFVKEIVNLSLQEKGEYAVYLLEKKNFNTLDVIYILQKKYKFDKIYRLGLKDRYSYAFQYLASNTVEKETIKEKNFSLTLLGFLDRPLKKEDLLGNYFQITIRDLKKEEGERMIDNFWEARINGLPNFYDEQRMGSARHKQGFIACYLIKKNYEKALKLFLATPSSFDESKIKKLKKFLRENWGKWEEAKNLAIREYLPVINYLINNPTDYKGAIKKIPLELLKIFVNAYQAYIWNETLNLYLKNLSISIFPVRYSFGELYFYKTLPASFKEKLLNLFIPAPSPKIKEKNEIINIMEEVLKKDGFSLKDLKIKLSIRGLYFKPYLRKAIILPTQMKTSDLLPDELYKGKYKIILNFILPAGSYATILIKRLTI; from the coding sequence ATTTCAACAAAAATTTCCTTTTTTGGTAAACCTATAAAAGTAAAAGTAAAACCAGAAGATTTTTTTGTTAAAGAAATTGTAAATTTATCTTTACAAGAAAAAGGAGAATATGCAGTTTATTTATTAGAAAAGAAAAATTTTAATACGCTAGATGTTATCTATATTTTACAAAAGAAATATAAATTTGATAAAATCTATCGTTTAGGGTTAAAAGACCGGTATTCTTATGCTTTTCAATATTTAGCTTCTAACACAGTAGAGAAAGAAACGATAAAAGAAAAAAATTTTTCTTTAACTCTCTTAGGTTTTTTAGATAGACCCCTAAAAAAAGAGGATTTATTAGGAAATTATTTTCAAATTACTATCAGAGATTTAAAAAAAGAAGAAGGAGAAAGAATGATTGATAATTTTTGGGAAGCAAGGATTAATGGTTTACCAAATTTTTATGACGAACAGAGAATGGGGAGTGCACGGCACAAACAAGGATTTATTGCTTGTTATTTAATAAAAAAGAATTATGAAAAGGCTTTGAAACTTTTTCTTGCTACTCCTTCTTCTTTTGACGAAAGTAAAATTAAAAAATTAAAAAAATTTTTGAGAGAAAATTGGGGAAAATGGGAGGAAGCAAAAAATTTGGCAATTCGGGAGTATTTGCCAGTTATAAATTATCTAATAAATAATCCAACAGACTATAAAGGAGCTATTAAAAAAATTCCTTTAGAACTTCTGAAAATTTTTGTTAATGCTTATCAGGCTTATATTTGGAACGAAACCTTAAATTTGTATCTAAAAAATCTGTCTATTTCGATTTTTCCTGTAAGATACAGTTTTGGTGAATTATATTTTTATAAAACTTTACCAGCTTCCTTTAAAGAAAAATTATTAAATCTCTTTATTCCAGCACCTTCTCCCAAAATAAAAGAAAAAAACGAAATTATTAATATTATGGAAGAAGTTCTAAAAAAAGATGGGTTTTCTTTAAAAGACCTTAAAATAAAATTGAGCATCCGTGGCCTCTATTTCAAGCCTTATTTAAGAAAAGCAATAATTTTACCTACCCAAATGAAGACCAGTGATTTATTGCCTGATGAGTTATATAAGGGAAAATATAAAATTATTTTAAATTTTATATTACCAGCTGGTTCCTATGCAACAATTCTCATCAAAAGATTGACAATCTAA
- a CDS encoding FAD-dependent oxidoreductase: protein MYFDYMKESIKKVESTRERRRKEIFPKLKAEEKQELLKNYHPDYKPGTVREIKVGVNKGDLVVNEIADILESYSYLNPENFKLENIDYDVDILIIGGGGAGVAAALSAYEYTKNILLVTKLRIGDANTTMAQGGIQAADKENDSPAIHYLDVIGGGGYKNIPKLVYTLVTDGPKIIKWLEDLGVMFDKKEDGSMITIHGGGTSRKRMHTCKDYTGMEIMRVIRDEFLNKKINFLEFTCAIELLTDEDGKCCGAVLLNLENGKLIIVKSKVTILATGGAGRLHVQGFPTSNHYGATADGLVLAYRAGAKFIYLDTIQYHPTGVAFPEQMLGQLITEKVRSLGAQLVNCDGEQFIYSLETRDVVSSAIIRECLRGKGIKTPGGYYGVWLDTPLIEILQGEGTIEKELPAMFRQFLRFGIDMRKEPVLTYPTQHYQNGGILIDENCETNVLGLLVCGEVSGGVHGRNRLMGNSLLDILVFGKRAGKRAGEIFKELPPIKKLTLNHLITYHKELKENGVDEKRKSPKILPDYRKEEFQQKFPFLVNL from the coding sequence ATGTATTTTGATTATATGAAAGAGTCAATAAAAAAAGTAGAAAGTACTCGGGAGAGAAGAAGAAAGGAGATTTTCCCTAAATTAAAAGCAGAAGAAAAGCAAGAACTTTTAAAAAACTATCATCCTGATTATAAACCGGGAACAGTCCGAGAGATTAAAGTGGGAGTAAATAAAGGAGATTTGGTTGTTAATGAAATTGCTGATATTTTAGAAAGTTATTCTTATTTAAATCCAGAAAATTTTAAATTAGAAAATATTGATTATGATGTGGATATTTTAATTATTGGTGGCGGAGGAGCGGGTGTGGCAGCAGCGTTATCTGCCTATGAATACACAAAAAATATCCTTTTAGTTACTAAATTAAGAATTGGTGATGCTAATACTACAATGGCGCAGGGAGGTATCCAAGCAGCCGATAAGGAGAATGATTCCCCGGCTATTCATTATTTAGATGTGATTGGTGGCGGAGGATATAAAAATATTCCTAAGTTGGTTTACACTTTAGTTACCGATGGTCCCAAAATTATCAAATGGTTAGAAGATTTAGGAGTAATGTTTGATAAAAAAGAAGATGGTAGTATGATTACTATTCACGGTGGTGGTACTTCTCGAAAGAGAATGCATACTTGTAAAGATTATACCGGAATGGAGATAATGCGGGTAATTAGAGACGAATTTTTAAATAAAAAAATTAATTTCTTAGAATTTACTTGTGCGATTGAACTATTAACTGATGAAGATGGAAAATGCTGTGGCGCTGTTTTGTTAAATTTGGAAAATGGCAAATTAATCATTGTTAAAAGTAAAGTAACAATTTTGGCAACTGGTGGTGCCGGTAGATTACATGTCCAAGGATTTCCTACCTCTAATCATTATGGAGCAACTGCTGATGGCTTGGTATTAGCCTATCGAGCTGGTGCCAAATTTATCTATCTTGATACGATCCAGTATCATCCCACGGGTGTGGCTTTTCCTGAGCAAATGTTAGGACAATTGATTACTGAAAAGGTACGAAGTTTAGGTGCCCAGTTAGTAAATTGTGATGGTGAACAGTTTATTTATTCATTAGAAACTAGAGATGTAGTCTCTTCGGCAATAATTAGAGAATGTTTGCGAGGAAAAGGTATAAAAACACCTGGCGGTTATTATGGTGTGTGGCTTGATACTCCTTTAATTGAAATCCTTCAAGGCGAAGGCACAATTGAAAAAGAATTGCCTGCAATGTTTCGTCAATTTTTACGTTTTGGGATTGATATGAGGAAAGAGCCGGTGTTAACTTACCCAACGCAACACTATCAGAATGGTGGGATTTTAATTGATGAAAATTGTGAGACAAATGTTTTGGGGTTATTAGTTTGTGGGGAAGTAAGTGGTGGAGTTCACGGCAGAAACCGTTTAATGGGGAATTCCTTATTAGATATATTAGTATTTGGTAAAAGAGCAGGTAAAAGGGCTGGTGAAATTTTTAAAGAATTACCACCAATTAAGAAATTAACTTTGAACCATTTAATTACCTATCATAAAGAATTGAAAGAAAACGGTGTAGATGAGAAGAGGAAGTCACCCAAGATTTTACCTGATTATCGGAAAGAAGAATTTCAACAAAAATTTCCTTTTTTGGTAAACCTATAA
- a CDS encoding lipoyl synthase, with product MESYFAKLSSLPGGEDYVFLKSILKKYNLHTVCENAKCPNLGECFSKRSLTFLILGNICTRRCVFCGVPKGVPERVSEDEPKRVALAVKELSLNYCVITSVTRDDLEDYGAEIFVKTIEEIRKISSNTLIEVLIPDFMGELEALKKVVLRRPNVLAHNIETTKRLTKIIRDKKADYFRSLWILKKAKELDNRIITKSGFMVGLGEEEEEIYETLLDLKKADVDIVTIGQYLMPSRSNYPVKKYYREEDFKKFVEWGKKIGIKKIISGIKVRSSYLAGI from the coding sequence ATGGAATCCTATTTTGCTAAGTTATCTTCTTTACCAGGAGGAGAGGATTACGTTTTTTTGAAGAGTATTTTAAAAAAATATAATTTACACACTGTTTGTGAAAATGCCAAGTGTCCAAATTTAGGAGAATGTTTTAGTAAAAGATCTTTAACTTTTCTGATTTTGGGAAATATTTGTACAAGGAGGTGTGTTTTTTGTGGTGTGCCCAAAGGAGTTCCCGAAAGGGTTTCGGAAGATGAACCAAAAAGAGTTGCTTTAGCAGTTAAAGAGCTTTCTCTTAATTATTGCGTAATAACTTCTGTTACTCGTGACGATTTAGAAGATTACGGCGCCGAAATTTTTGTTAAAACAATTGAAGAGATAAGAAAAATATCATCGAATACTTTAATCGAAGTATTGATACCTGATTTTATGGGTGAATTAGAGGCACTTAAAAAAGTGGTTTTAAGAAGACCTAACGTTTTGGCACATAACATTGAAACTACCAAGAGATTAACAAAAATTATTAGGGATAAAAAAGCTGATTACTTTCGTTCTTTATGGATTTTAAAAAAGGCGAAAGAATTAGATAATAGAATTATTACTAAAAGTGGTTTTATGGTCGGTTTAGGGGAAGAAGAAGAAGAAATTTATGAAACTCTGCTTGATCTAAAAAAAGCCGATGTGGATATAGTTACTATTGGTCAATATTTGATGCCTTCAAGAAGTAACTATCCGGTGAAAAAATATTATAGAGAAGAAGATTTTAAAAAATTTGTTGAATGGGGTAAGAAGATTGGGATAAAGAAAATTATTAGCGGAATCAAAGTAAGAAGTTCCTATCTGGCCGGCATTTAA
- a CDS encoding metallophosphoesterase, whose amino-acid sequence MNKCLLGIISDTHDHIEKVKRAIEIFNQHNLIGVIHCGDFVAPFTLKEFGNLQAKFYAVFGNCDGEKDGLLKVAKENNFLLTEAPLELFLNGKKFLVFHKLKKEDVKNTDYVIYGHTHRYEIKKEDDILYVNPGEACGLLTGKATIAILDTKENKIDILEI is encoded by the coding sequence ATGAATAAATGCCTGTTAGGAATAATTTCTGATACCCACGATCACATAGAAAAAGTAAAAAGAGCGATAGAAATATTTAACCAACATAACTTAATCGGTGTAATTCATTGTGGCGATTTTGTTGCACCTTTCACTTTAAAAGAATTTGGCAATCTTCAGGCTAAATTTTATGCTGTTTTTGGAAATTGTGATGGAGAAAAAGATGGCTTATTAAAAGTAGCAAAAGAAAATAACTTTTTGCTTACCGAAGCACCTTTAGAATTATTTTTAAATGGCAAAAAGTTCCTTGTTTTTCACAAATTAAAGAAAGAAGATGTAAAAAATACTGATTATGTGATCTACGGACACACCCATCGATACGAAATTAAAAAAGAAGATGACATACTTTATGTGAATCCCGGTGAAGCCTGTGGTCTCTTAACTGGCAAAGCAACAATCGCTATACTTGATACTAAAGAAAATAAAATTGATATCTTAGAAATTTAG
- a CDS encoding Fe-S-containing hydro-lyase: protein MEVKRIVTPLTDEIVENLKAGDQVLINGVIYSARDLAHKRLVEAIEKKEKLPFELKGAIIYYVGPAPAKPGYPIGPAGPTTSGRMDPYTPILLANGLKGMIGKGNRSEAVKKAMMQYKGVYFGAIGGVAALTMKKIKSAKIIAYEDLGPEAISELVVEDFPVIVINDIYGNDLYEMGVKKYAKA, encoded by the coding sequence ATGGAAGTAAAAAGAATTGTAACTCCGCTAACCGATGAAATAGTGGAAAATTTGAAGGCAGGGGATCAGGTTTTAATAAACGGAGTTATCTATTCCGCAAGAGATTTAGCCCATAAGAGATTGGTAGAAGCGATCGAAAAAAAAGAAAAGTTACCTTTTGAATTAAAAGGAGCAATAATTTATTATGTAGGTCCTGCGCCGGCAAAACCAGGCTATCCTATTGGTCCAGCAGGTCCAACCACCTCCGGAAGGATGGATCCTTATACACCAATTTTATTGGCCAATGGTTTAAAAGGAATGATAGGAAAAGGCAATAGGAGCGAAGCAGTAAAAAAAGCAATGATGCAGTATAAAGGAGTTTATTTTGGTGCGATTGGAGGTGTCGCGGCTTTAACGATGAAGAAAATAAAGAGTGCCAAAATAATTGCTTATGAAGATTTAGGTCCGGAGGCAATTTCCGAATTAGTAGTGGAAGATTTTCCGGTAATTGTGATTAATGATATTTATGGTAATGACTTGTATGAAATGGGTGTTAAAAAGTATGCTAAAGCATAA
- a CDS encoding 4Fe-4S dicluster domain-containing protein → MKEVKIYIMGKEYLVPEGLTIMRALEYCGFLLIRGAGCRGGFCGACSTVYRKKDSFRLKVGLACQTTVEDGMYLAQIPFYPANKALYNLEELDYDTQIFIKYYPEILRCISCGSCNRVCPQDLKVMEYVNAAIRGDVKKVAELSFDCIMCGLCASRCPAEIVQYYVGLLGRRIYGRLIQRKAKDLEKRIKEIEDGKFEKDLQELMKMPVEKLKELYEKREIEP, encoded by the coding sequence ATGAAAGAAGTAAAAATTTATATAATGGGAAAAGAGTATTTGGTACCCGAAGGTTTAACAATTATGCGAGCATTAGAATACTGCGGATTTCTTTTGATTCGTGGTGCAGGATGTCGCGGTGGTTTTTGTGGCGCTTGTTCGACTGTCTATCGTAAGAAAGATTCTTTTCGTTTAAAAGTTGGTTTAGCTTGTCAGACCACTGTGGAAGACGGAATGTATTTAGCTCAAATTCCTTTCTATCCTGCTAACAAAGCACTTTATAATCTCGAAGAATTGGATTATGATACTCAAATCTTTATAAAATACTATCCTGAAATTTTAAGATGTATTTCCTGTGGTAGTTGTAATCGAGTCTGTCCGCAAGATTTAAAAGTTATGGAATACGTGAATGCAGCAATAAGGGGAGATGTTAAAAAAGTTGCTGAATTATCTTTTGATTGTATTATGTGTGGTTTATGTGCCTCTCGTTGTCCAGCGGAAATTGTGCAATATTACGTGGGCCTTTTAGGAAGAAGGATTTATGGTCGATTAATTCAAAGAAAAGCAAAAGATTTAGAAAAAAGAATAAAGGAAATTGAGGATGGGAAATTTGAGAAGGATTTACAAGAATTGATGAAGATGCCTGTCGAAAAGTTGAAAGAACTATATGAGAAAAGAGAGATTGAGCCTTAA